AAGCAATTTTCAAGATTAATAAGTCTCCAAGCTTGTTTGGCTAGGAGAGCCTTATTAAAGCTCTCTAAATCCTTGAATCCCATCCCTCCTAAGTCCTTCGGTAGACACATCTTCTCCCAGCTTATCCAATGGATTTTTCTTTTATGCTCCACTGCACTCCACCAGAAATTGGCCAAGGCACTTGAGAGAGACGTAATCACCGTTTTCGGGATCTTAAATACCGACATTGCAGATACCGGAAGCGCTGAAGCGACAGCTTTTATCATCATTTCTTTTCCAGCTTGAGATAAAGTTCTCGCATGCCAACCCGAAATCCTTcttcccattttctcttttagATAGGAGAAGAGCTTGACCTTAGATCCATTGAAGCATTCTGGCAATCCCAGGTACTTAGCCTCCCCTCCTTCTGCCTCAATCCCTAGAATATGTTTGACTCTGATCTTATTCTCTTCCCGCACTGATTTACGATAATCGAAGATTTCTGAGGATTGATAACCTGACTACAACATAGGGACTAACTGTCTAATTTACATAAACTCAGTAGAATAACCtttgtttattcatttattaaagaCAGAAAATTCACACTCCATTCAACCAAATGCTCACATTACAAAGTCGCTCATCATCTTCAACAGAAAGATACATAAAAGCCCTTTTATTCACGTCCCTTGCAGCCTCCCCACATTTCATACTTCTGAATTTACACAAGTGTTGCCTTGGCGAGCTGAACCGCTTTCTCTCGCCCATAAAACTTCTCAACAATCGCAAGTGAAAACTCCATTGCGGTCCCTGGAGCTCTGCTCGTTATCACATTCCCGTCCACAACAACTCTGTGCTCGATGTGACTCTGGTCCGAAAGTTTGTCGCTCACCACTGGGTGTGTAGTTGCCTTCTTACCCTATACAAAACAATGTCTCTTATGTCTCAGTTTACAATATAACACAAGAGTGGTACGTAACGTTTTCACAATTCAAAGACTGTACCTTGAGTAAACCATGATGCTCAAAGACGTAAACAGGTGATGCGCAGATTCCTCCATATGGTTTGTTTGCTTCCGCTTGTTTCTTTAACATATTCACCAGTTTCTCGCAGCTTGCCAATCTTGGAGCACCGTTAAGACCTCCCTGGATGTGTTACATCAGAGAAgttagattttttgtttttgtttttgttatattaCAATGAATCTCTGGAAGTAAGCACTTACAGGCAACACAATCAGATCAAACGACTTCTCTGCAACTTCATCAAGAAGCACATCTGCTACTAACTTAGCTTTGCGGGATCCTACAACTTCCAAACTGTTACCAACTGCAGCAATCACGACGTTTGCTTTTGCCCTCCTTAGAATATCTACAAGCGCAATAGCTTCAATTTCCTCTGAGTCCTCTGCAATGGGAACAAGAATCTGAAACAGGAAAACGTTATCTTTCTGAGTTTTTTAAACGACTATTGATAAAGAAAGACAAAAGCTTTACAACACAGCATGTCCCTAGGAATCTATTTGACCATAAAACAGAGACTGTCCTGGAATATGTTACATGACCAAGTAGTAGAGCGGCATATGAACATATGTACCTGTGGAGTATCTTCGAATGACCAGTTTGTTTGGTTAAGCTCGGTAAAGGTAAACTCCTCACCAGGGTTAGGACGAACCAACTGATATCAAATAACAGAACAAGTAAGTCCAAGAGGAGACGACAAAGCAAGTTTGAACACCATAGCTTAACTACTATGCTGCTTCTAATAGAAATCATTAAGACAAAAACATACCAAGCCACTAGAGACTTCATCAGCTTTGTCTTTACCAAACAACTGCTCAATAAGAGTGATGGAGAATTCAATGGTGGTTCCTGGTCCACGACTTGTCACAATCCTTCCATCTATCTCCACTCTTGACTCACTAGCAGTGGCACAAGTAGCCGCAAGTTTCTCCATGAAAACAGGGTAACCCGTTGCCTGCATGCAAGAAACCCCAAATTAATCCAGACATTAAGACAAGAACTGAAAACAAGAAGTAAAGTTGTTTGATACTGATCGCTTATGACTTACGGTTTTTCCCTCTAGGAGACCCCAAGTACCAAGAGCCAAAGCAGGAGCACAACATATAGCTGCGTTAAGTCTTCCATCTGTGTCTTGTTTCTTCACCATGTTCTCTAACGGTTTGCAGTTCTTAAGAGTCTCGCCTCCGGGAAGCCCTCCCTTTTTACCAATCATATAATCAATACTAATATCAGCAAAACAACTctgaagtattaaaaaaaaaaaacattaaaagcaATTATTCCAtgaactagtttttttttggtgaactAGTTTTATACATGCATAAAAGAAATTAAGCTTTGTACCACCAACTTTATTTGCAGGGAGTATTGAACATCGCTAGTGATAATTGATATTATAGAAGCAAACTTACGGGGAGAACAATAAGGTCGAAAATAGAGTCGGTGATATCGGAGAGGAGAGTATCAGCGACCATCTTGATGTTATGACAAGCATCAACGCCAACTTTATCCTCGACAGACGCCACCGTCACGTCAGCACCACCTCTCCGCAAGACGGTGATCATCGCCACTGCTTCAAGTGGCTCGGTACCGTGAGCAATAGGGATCATAACCTACAAAAAAAACTCGGATCATCAAGAGAAACtccaaataataattaaaaagatcCGTTACGTACGAGGAGGGAAAGAACGATGACTTACCGTCTTAGTAGATGAAGCCATAGTTTCTAAGATTCGAGAGAGAGGTAGAGAACTGTAGAGTCACGAAGATTGTGTATTGAATAATGGAGTTGAAGTTTAGTGAAGAGGAAAGTAGTGTCACTTGTGGGGTTAATATAGTGCAGAGTCTCCACTTACGACTTTATTTTCTATATCACTTTGATGAAAAGCTAGAAGTACAAGTTAGACGTGTGCGATGACGTATGCACCGGGAAAAAAGCTGTTCATGAAGACGTGGCAAGCCATGATTGGTAGAATGTGGCAATGTCTTTACTTTGAGTGTTACACGTCATCGTATTGGATAAAGCCTAAATGTCCCACTTTGCTTTCGAGTAAACTAACACGCAGGACCGGTCCTAGACAAAACCTAACGAAACATTGGCTTTACGTCTctaaaaatttttgaaaaaattacatagaaaaaagcctccaaaatttttttttag
This region of Brassica napus cultivar Da-Ae chromosome C5, Da-Ae, whole genome shotgun sequence genomic DNA includes:
- the LOC106400789 gene encoding protein DJ-1 homolog A, with the translated sequence MASSTKTVMIPIAHGTEPLEAVAMITVLRRGGADVTVASVEDKVGVDACHNIKMVADTLLSDITDSIFDLIVLPGGLPGGETLKNCKPLENMVKKQDTDGRLNAAICCAPALALGTWGLLEGKTATGYPVFMEKLAATCATASESRVEIDGRIVTSRGPGTTIEFSITLIEQLFGKDKADEVSSGLLVRPNPGEEFTFTELNQTNWSFEDTPQILVPIAEDSEEIEAIALVDILRRAKANVVIAAVGNSLEVVGSRKAKLVADVLLDEVAEKSFDLIVLPGGLNGAPRLASCEKLVNMLKKQAEANKPYGGICASPVYVFEHHGLLKGKKATTHPVVSDKLSDQSHIEHRVVVDGNVITSRAPGTAMEFSLAIVEKFYGREKAVQLAKATLV